A window from Ignavibacteriota bacterium encodes these proteins:
- a CDS encoding MFS transporter produces the protein MNKKTSLVIIFITVFIDLLGFGLLIPILPTFASKVLFISDFEIGILVAAFSLMQFIFNPIVGNYSDKIGRRPIILASLLVTAISYLIFSFATTFFILLISRIIAGLGGSNISAAQAYIADVTEAKDRTKGMGIIGTAFALGFVFGPMLGGFLSEYGYEVVGYVAAGFSFLAFIFAVFFLKESLVKRNLVEEKRSRLFSLNTFSELFTKKRLAFFVIVYFIIVFSMANIYGTFALLGFKVYALTDKQIGFLYTIMGLSSALVQSSILRFLLKYFNDEKLLLISMVFMIVGIGGLPFAFNFIGVAIISAISSIGTGSLQPIILGLISKEINSENQGKILGLNHSLAAMARVLGPIWGGFAYEYLGYEFPFLTGAVFTFITLLISIYFLKSKKYQVYSNV, from the coding sequence AATTTTTATAACAGTATTTATTGATCTTTTGGGGTTTGGATTACTCATCCCAATTTTGCCGACATTTGCAAGTAAAGTACTATTCATTTCAGATTTCGAAATTGGAATTCTTGTTGCAGCATTTTCTCTGATGCAATTTATTTTTAATCCAATTGTTGGAAATTATTCGGATAAAATTGGAAGACGACCAATAATCCTTGCTTCATTATTAGTTACTGCAATTTCGTATTTGATTTTTAGCTTTGCTACAACATTTTTTATTTTATTAATTTCCAGAATAATTGCCGGTCTTGGCGGAAGCAATATTTCTGCGGCCCAAGCTTACATTGCGGATGTTACAGAAGCAAAAGATCGTACAAAAGGAATGGGAATTATCGGAACAGCATTTGCGCTTGGTTTTGTATTCGGTCCAATGTTGGGAGGTTTTTTATCAGAATATGGTTATGAAGTAGTTGGATATGTTGCAGCGGGATTTTCATTTTTAGCATTCATATTTGCAGTGTTTTTTCTAAAGGAATCTTTAGTAAAAAGAAATTTAGTAGAAGAAAAAAGATCAAGATTATTTTCTTTAAATACATTTAGCGAATTATTTACAAAAAAAAGATTGGCATTTTTTGTAATAGTTTATTTTATAATTGTTTTTTCAATGGCAAATATTTACGGAACTTTTGCTCTTTTAGGTTTTAAAGTTTATGCATTAACCGATAAGCAAATTGGATTTCTTTATACAATAATGGGATTGTCAAGTGCATTAGTACAAAGTAGTATTTTAAGATTTCTTCTAAAATATTTTAATGATGAAAAACTACTTTTAATCAGTATGGTTTTTATGATTGTCGGAATTGGCGGATTGCCTTTTGCTTTTAATTTTATTGGTGTTGCAATAATTTCTGCAATTTCATCTATTGGAACCGGAAGTTTACAACCAATAATTTTGGGATTAATTTCTAAAGAAATAAATTCTGAAAATCAAGGGAAAATTTTAGGATTGAATCACTCGTTAGCTGCAATGGCGAGAGTATTGGGTCCAATTTGGGGTGGTTTTGCATATGAATATTTAGGTTATGAATTCCCATTTTTAACCGGAGCAGTTTTTACATTTATTACATTATTAATTTCAATTTATTTTTTAAAATCAAAAAAATATCAAGTTTATTCAAATGTTTAA